A genome region from Sporosarcina sp. ANT_H38 includes the following:
- a CDS encoding YojF family protein, with translation MELVKPDHLQELITSFANKDVYIHLETTNGSYAAHFNENVFNAGAFIRNIVIKFELGKVAGDSPHRIGLKLPSGWIYAQGITHYKLDEHGRLLMAGLDSEGKLAVALEISETPFTY, from the coding sequence ATGGAATTAGTAAAACCAGATCATTTGCAGGAACTCATAACTTCTTTTGCGAATAAAGACGTGTACATCCATCTCGAAACGACGAACGGTTCCTATGCCGCTCATTTCAATGAAAATGTATTTAACGCGGGTGCGTTCATCCGCAATATCGTCATTAAATTCGAACTTGGAAAAGTCGCTGGCGATTCGCCCCACCGCATCGGGTTGAAGTTACCATCCGGTTGGATTTACGCGCAAGGTATCACACATTATAAACTCGACGAGCACGGGCGTCTGCTCATGGCAGGCCTCGATTCAGAAGGAAAACTTGCGGTTGCGCTTGAAATTAGCGAGACTCCGTTCACATATTAA
- the bshB2 gene encoding bacillithiol biosynthesis deacetylase BshB2, with amino-acid sequence MIKKERHVLVIFPHPDDEAFGVSGTISSYRDMGVPVTYACLTLGEMGRNLGNPPFANRETLPQIRKEELKKACEAMGLDDLRMMGFRDKTVEFEDDEKMVKLVTDLIEETNPSLIISFYPGLAVHPDHDATARAVVRAVRRMPETERPTIYTLAFANNTVEVLGEPDIIHDITANADKKIATLKAHASQTVWMMKDMEIKLAAQDPDSLKWLNFERFYTYRWDKDFE; translated from the coding sequence ATGATTAAAAAAGAACGCCATGTACTTGTCATATTCCCCCACCCAGACGATGAAGCATTCGGCGTATCAGGTACCATTTCTTCCTACAGAGATATGGGGGTACCTGTCACGTATGCTTGTTTAACATTAGGTGAAATGGGACGTAACTTAGGGAATCCGCCATTCGCAAACCGAGAAACTCTTCCTCAAATTCGGAAAGAGGAACTCAAAAAGGCTTGTGAAGCAATGGGACTTGACGATTTACGGATGATGGGATTCCGAGATAAAACGGTCGAATTTGAAGATGATGAAAAAATGGTGAAACTCGTTACAGACTTAATAGAAGAAACGAATCCTTCACTTATTATTTCATTCTATCCTGGTCTAGCTGTCCATCCAGACCACGATGCAACTGCACGCGCAGTTGTACGTGCAGTCCGAAGAATGCCGGAAACAGAACGTCCTACAATTTATACACTCGCCTTTGCGAACAATACGGTTGAAGTCCTCGGAGAACCCGATATTATTCACGACATTACAGCAAATGCTGATAAAAAAATCGCAACGCTAAAAGCTCATGCATCTCAGACCGTGTGGATGATGAAAGATATGGAAATAAAATTAGCAGCGCAAGATCCAGATTCACTAAAATGGCTTAATTTCGAGCGTTTTTACACATATCGATGGGATAAAGATTTCGAATAA